ATCTTTCACGCCGCCGGCGGTACGGGGACGGGTGTGTTCCGCGCCGCGCGGGAGAGCGGGCGGTGGGTGATCGGGGTGGACGTGGACCAGTACGACCAGGCGCCCGGCCGCGTGCTGACGTCCATCACCAAGAACCTGGGCGTGTCGGTGCAGGGGCTGGTGAAGCAGGAGTCGGAAGGTGCGTTCCGGGCGGGACTGATCTCGCAGGGGCTGGCGGATGGGGCATTGGGATGGATTTACGATGAGCGGAACCGGGCGCTGATCCCCCCGGCGGTCTACAATCAGGTGGAGACGCTGCGGCAGGCGGTGATTGCGGGGCTGATCCAGGTGCCGCGCGTGCCGGAGGAAGCCGCGGCGGGGTGATGACGGGGTGATGGCGGTGCGGGAGGACGGTGCGGGAACGGCACTGGGAGAAGGGTGCGGAGGTGATGCAGACGGTGGCGCGGCCGCGGGCGGGGGCCCTCACCCCGCGTGCTGCGCACGACGACCCTCTCCCACGAACAGATGTGGGAGAGGGAGCACACACCAGTGTCGTGCGGGGGAAAGTTCGTAGCGGGGTGGCGGGTTCCGTCCGGCGGTTGAAACCGCGCCTCGAAAGACACGAAGTCCGCCTGCGCGGACTGGGACGCCACCCCCGCTGGCAATCCCCTACGCAGTTGAAGCCCTGATCGTGGACGCGGCAGCGGCCGCGAGTCGGGGGTTCCCGCTGTTGGAGCGGCGGATTCATTCGCTCAAGAGACTCGCGGCCACACCCAGCTTCGCCTCTTGCTACGAGTTCTCACCCGCCCCAACCCTCCCCCGGTCTTTTTCGGGGGAGGGTGGGCCGGTGGTGCCGGCCCGGGTGGGGGCCGCCCTGGAGCCCGCGCTCTACACGAACGCGCTGTGGCCGGTGATGGCGCGGCCCACGATCAGCGTGTTCATCTCGTTGGTCCCCTCGTACGAGTAGATGGCCTCCGCGTCGGCGAACAGGCGCGCGGCGCCGTGCTCCAGCAGAATGCCGTTTCCGCCCATCAGGTCGCGGGCAAGCGCCACCGTCTCGCGGCACTTCGCCGCGCAGAACTGCTTGGCCAGCGCGCTGTGCTCGTCGCGCTGCGTGCCATCCTCCTGCATCCGCGTCACGCGCAGCGCCAGGCCCAGCATCGCCGTGATGTTGCCCAGCATCAGCACCAGCTTCTGCTGAATCAGCTGGAATCCCGCGATGGGCCGGCCGAACTGCTCGCGGGTGCGCGCGTACGCCAGCGCGTGCTCGTACGCGCCGATCGCGCACCCCACCGCCTGCCACGACACCCCCGCCCGCCCCACGCGAAGAATCCGCCCGACGTCGGAAAAGGTGTTCGCCTCCGGGAGCCGGTCGCTTTCCGGCACGCGGCATCCCTCCAGCGTGATCAGCCCGCTCTGCACGGTACGCTGGGCGATCTTGCCGGTGATCTTTTCCACGCGGTAGTCCGGATTCTCCGTCCGCACCAGGAATCCGTGCACGGCGCCGGGCTGCTCGCCGCGCGCCCAGATCACCACCACGTCGGCAAAGGTGGAGTTGCCGATCCACTTCTTCTGCCCGTCCAGCACCCACCCGTCGCCATCCCGCCGGCAGCGCATGGTGAGGCCGCCCGCCGTTCCCGAGCCCACCTCCGGCTCCGTAAGCCCGAACGCGCCCACGCGCTCCCACCGCCGCAGCGCGGGGAGCCACTCCTCCTTTTGCGCCACCGATCCGCAGAGCGCGATGGAGCCCATGCACAGCCCGGCGTGCACGCCAAAGAACGAGGCCGACCCCGGATCCACCCGCGCCATCTCCATGCTGATGACGGCGCGCGCCACCGGCGGCGGGCCCGGCTCGTCGCGGTACCAGCGGTCCAGCAGATTCAGCTTGGCGATCTCGGCGCGCAATGGCTGCACGAACGCTTCCCGCTGCCAATGGTCGTTCACCACGG
The sequence above is a segment of the Longimicrobium terrae genome. Coding sequences within it:
- a CDS encoding acyl-CoA dehydrogenase family protein; its protein translation is MSKESTRRPPSLDPDFYGYFGTLTPEENETRLKVRELMERVVAPVVNDHWQREAFVQPLRAEIAKLNLLDRWYRDEPGPPPVARAVISMEMARVDPGSASFFGVHAGLCMGSIALCGSVAQKEEWLPALRRWERVGAFGLTEPEVGSGTAGGLTMRCRRDGDGWVLDGQKKWIGNSTFADVVVIWARGEQPGAVHGFLVRTENPDYRVEKITGKIAQRTVQSGLITLEGCRVPESDRLPEANTFSDVGRILRVGRAGVSWQAVGCAIGAYEHALAYARTREQFGRPIAGFQLIQQKLVLMLGNITAMLGLALRVTRMQEDGTQRDEHSALAKQFCAAKCRETVALARDLMGGNGILLEHGAARLFADAEAIYSYEGTNEMNTLIVGRAITGHSAFV